ACGACCCCAACTATTTAGCTTTATTTGTGCCGACTTACTTATTCCATATAATTAAGATTCAACTAATCCCACAGGACAAGCAACATTTGTCCCTCCTAAACCGCAATAACCACCAGGATTTTTGGCCAGGTATTGTTGATGGTAGTCTTCAGCGTAATAAAATTCCGGCGCATTGAGAATTTCTGTGGTGATCTTGCCGTAACCTGCTTTACTGAGAGCTTCTTGATATGTGTCCCGCGAAGCTTCAGCTAGTTTTTTTTGTTCCTCAGAATATACATAAATCCCAGAGCGATACTGTGTACCCACATCGTTACCCTGACGCATTCCTTGGGTGGGATCGTGATTTTCCCAAAAGACTTTGAGTAAATCGGTGTAACTAATCTCCTTGGGATCATACACAACTAACACTACTTCGTTGTGACCAGTCATACCAGTACACACTTCTCTATAAGTAGGGTTGGGAGTGATGCCGGCAGCGTAACCAACAGCAGTAGTATAAACACCAGGTAGTTGCCAGAACTTGCGTTCTGCACCCCAAAAACATCCCATACCAAAAATAGCCATTTCCATACCTTCTGGAAATGGAGGCTGGATCGGATTACCTAGCACATAATGACGGTTAGTAACTGGCATAGCTTCGGCCCGTCCTGGCAAAGCTTCCTCAGGACTAGGCACGGTTAATTTTTTACCAAATCCAAATAGCACCATTGACTTTTACTCTCAGATGTGAGAATTATTTTACTTTACTTAACATTT
Above is a genomic segment from Fischerella sp. JS2 containing:
- the msrA gene encoding peptide-methionine (S)-S-oxide reductase MsrA, whose protein sequence is MVLFGFGKKLTVPSPEEALPGRAEAMPVTNRHYVLGNPIQPPFPEGMEMAIFGMGCFWGAERKFWQLPGVYTTAVGYAAGITPNPTYREVCTGMTGHNEVVLVVYDPKEISYTDLLKVFWENHDPTQGMRQGNDVGTQYRSGIYVYSEEQKKLAEASRDTYQEALSKAGYGKITTEILNAPEFYYAEDYHQQYLAKNPGGYCGLGGTNVACPVGLVES